From the Patescibacteria group bacterium genome, the window CGGCCCGCTTCACTTGAGAAGTGCCCCGGAGATATCTGGAGCAACCTGCGTTGTCCAAGCAACGATCCGATGGCGACAATCATCGACAAGGGGAATGCGGTTCTTTTCGCCCTCCGGCAGCTGGCACCGTTGAATCCCTACGTCGCCGCCTGGCTCCAATACGGCGTAGAGCAACTCGAAGCGACGCCAGTATAAGACATAATCAACCAAGATCCGAGAGCGGATCGCAATGAGTAATTATTACTCAAGCGGTTCGCTCTTTTTAGTTGCCAAAAATAATAGTTGTGGTACGATATCTGGCAATAGCAGATCTCATGCTAAATCTTGCAAAGGAGGTAAGTCCGTGCTTATCTCAATAACCGATCGCATCGGCTCCGCTGTAGTTCGGGGCATGATCTCCGATCATAATCCTCCGCCAAAGCCAGAGGCTACCTCTGGCGCAAAGTTTCAGGTCGGGAACGACCCCATTACCGCAGAAGTTCTGCGCAGTATGAAGCAGAATCAAAACCGAGTCCGTCACGTTGAGGACCCAGATGATGGAAGACATTCCTCGTTACTGATGTGCAAGTAGTGCTAAGCCCACCGGTGTTGTCTGATACGATAGCGCCGGTTTTTATTTGCATTTTTTGTGCGTAATCGTTATAACGGTCTCATTGCAGGCGCTCGCAAGCAAAATACCAGAGCGCAAAATTTTCTGTACAAAAGGGGAACATATTATGCAAGAACGGTATGCAGACACCAGAATCGAGCGAATCTGGAGTAACGAAGAGCTACTGCTTGGTTGGCAGACTGTCGAAAAAGCGTTAATCCAAGCTCGTTTCAATCTAAAACTGATGCCCGAGGTTGATTTTCGGGCGATCATGGAAGCTTTAGACTCAACACCGCCTAATGTTGATTGTTGGAAAGATTGGGACAATAGACTGCATCATGACTTAAATGCTGCTCTCAAGGAGCGGATGCGTTTCATTCCTGGCGATCTTCAGCGTTGGTACCATAGTGGTATCACAAGTTATGATACTGAAGAGGCGGCGATGTTGCGCAAGATCATTATGGCGATCGAAATTTATGAAGCAGAGGTTGTTGAACTTTTAGGAGTAATCAAATCTCAAGCTTTAAAATATCGATACACACCCATGATGGGTGTGACGCATGGACAGTGGGCTGACCCTCAATCATTCGGAAAGAGATTAGCTTGTTGGCATCAAGAGCTACAGATGGGGCTTACTTTACTTCGAGAGTTGAAGTTAAAACTCATCTATTCGAAAATGTCTGGTTTTGTCGGAAACTACACCGAAATAACACCTGAGATTGAAAAAGAGGCTCTGAGAATCCTCGGATTCAAACCCTATTATGGTGCAACTCAGATCGTACCTCGAACATTGTATGTTCCGGTGGCTTCAACGATTGGCATGATGTCGAAAACAATCGCTAATATTGCGATGACCATCAGACTCGGAGCGAGAAGCGCTTCCGTTCTATATCATGAGCCGTTTGGCAAGCAACAAACCGGTTCGACAGCTGGTCCGCACAAGCGGAATACGATCAACGATGAAAAAGCTGGTGGCATGGATATCATGATCACCAAATACATCGAGATGATCATAGCGTGTTGTGGGACCTGGGAGGAGCGGGATATCGCTCACTCGTCTGTCGAAAGAAACGCGTGGCCGGACTTATTTCACGCCAGCATCCATCAGGCGAAAGTCATGACCAAAATGATTGGAGGCTTGGTTGTCTATCCCAAGAACATGATGCTCGAAATTGTGAAGACCAACGGTTGTTACGCGGCGAACGTCGCCAAAGAGCAATTAAAGGAGTGGGGCGAATCGTATGGCTTGAGCGCTGCTGATTGCTACAAAATCTTTCAACTGGCAGCTTTTAATCTCAGCTGTCCGATACAAGATGAAGATATCGGCAACGATCCTGGTTTGATGGATGCGACATTGCGAAGCATCGAGCAGGAAGACTGTTCGGGCCATGCCCGGCGTAATATCCAATATCATATCTCTCTGGGCGAGCTTGAGCCAAGCGGCGTGCTTGATATTACGGATGAGACAATCAAAGTTTGGAATACCAAGCTTCGGGCGATCTTTGACAGCGTCGAGGTCAACGAGCGTTGGGACGAGGTCTTCTCGCTCAAATATCTACTACGCAATGAAGCCAAGATCTTCGAGGAGGTATTTCCGGAACCTGAAGCCCATGAGGAATATGTACCTGGAGCGTAATTCTAAACAAGATCCGAGGGCGGATCGCAGAGAGTATACATACTCAAGCGGTTCGCTCTTTTTAGTTCAAATGTAGAATATTTTCGATATATTTCTTCATTTTTATTTGGTCTTCGATGCTGTTGCCGACTTCGATTGCGGCATACGGAGCGAAATATTTCGGATAATATCGTTTGAGATAATCCATTTGTTTCAAATCATCCATATAGTGACGGTCGTTGGTCCAAAAATCGTATTCAGGAATGAACATCTTAGCATCGGCTATAGCGCTCATATGGATGGCGCCAATTTTGTATTTCTCGGCAATACCGATATTTATCTCATAACCAGGTAGATTTTGTAATCTGACACTCTCTAAGTGAGAAAGATCGAGACAGACGCCGGCAAAACCCTCGAGATCTTCGGCGGTCAAACCCTGTACGAAGGCACGGCCAGCATTTTCGATGTAAATCATATTTTTGTATTTGTCCAAGTCGTGGATTATCGGCCAGTCGATGGTCGGATGCAGATTGACGGCCTTGGTACCAAAATTTCTGATCATAAAATCTAATTCGTTGGGATGCATATCAGAGCGGATATGAGCAAATGGGATCGAAACTGGGCCGAGTTCCTTCACTATTGTTTTGAATAATTCTTCTCGTTCTTCTTGGCTATTGATACAGTTTGGGAAAAGAGCGAATTCCTTGATCTCAAATTTTTTCAGATCGCCAACATTTTTTCGCCAGTCAGGATTATTTAACGTTGTGAGTGAGACTAATATTTTCGTTTTCATAATAAGTATTAAAGCAAAAAGACGAGCCATCAGCAACCTTCCAAAATCGTTTTTTAGCTGTTAGAATTCCTAAGATGACTAACTTATTGGAAAACCTAAACAAACCGCAGCAAGAGGCTGTTTTGGCGACGGAGGGGCCTGTCTTGGTCTTGGCTGGAGCGGGATCTGGCAAGACGAAGGCGCTGACTCACCGGATCGCATATTTGATTCGCGAGAAGCATGTCTCGCCCTATTCTGTCTTGGCTGTCACCTTCACGAATAAGGCAGCAGCCGAGATGCAATCTCGTGTTTCGAGTTTGCTCTCTGGGAATAAGGAATTAGGAATTATGAATAAGGGAAGTGAAAACCCTAATTCCTACTCCGATATTCCTAATTCGGCGGATGCATTCCGTCTACCTTGGATGGGGACTTTTCACTCCATTTGTGTTCGGATTTTGCGGCGCGAAGCTGATTTTGTCGGGTATTCTAGAAGCTTCACCATTTACGATTCACAGGATTCGCTTTCGGTGATCAAGAAGATTATGAAGGAGCAAAATGTCGATCCGAAACATTTCAATCCCAATTCCGTCCAGTATTTCATTTCCGGTGCCAAGAACGAGCTGATCGATTCGGCCGGTTACAAAAAGTATATCAACTCTCCGTTCGAGGCGGTCACCAGCAAAGTTTACGAGCGCTACGAGAAGTACTTGCGCGAAGCAAATGCGATGGATTTTGACGATCTGATCATGCAATGTGTCTTCTTGTTTCAAAAAAATCCGGCTATTTTGGAAAAATATCAAAATTTATTTCGCTATATTCTAGTTGACGAGTACCAGGACACCAACCAAGCACAGTATTTGTGGGCAAAGTTGTTGGCCGAGAAGCACAAGAATATTATGGTGGTGGGTGACGATTATCAATCTATTTACAGTTGGCGCGGTGCGAATTTCAAGAATATTTTGAATTTTGAGCGTGATTACAAAAACGCGGTCGTGGTCAAATTGGAGCAAAATTATCGCTCGACCAAGACGATCCTGGATGCGGCCAACGAGGTGATCAAATACAACGAGAACAAGACCGACAAGAAACTCTGGACCGAGAAGGAAGAAGGCGCCGCAATCACGGTTTACGAGGCACTAAACGAAAAAGATGAGGCAGAATTCTTGGCCATGGAGATTAGATCGATGCGTAATCGCGGTATGGATTACAACGACTTTGCAGTTCTGTACCGGACGAATGCTCAATCTCGTGCGGTCGAGGAAGTTTTCTTGCGTTTCAAAATGCCATATCGAGTTGTCGGCGGTCTTCGCTTTTACGAACGCAAAGAGATCAAGGATATGATTTCATATTTGAGATTGATGTCCAATCCTGCTGACCACGAAGCCTTGAGCAGAATCGTCTCGTCTCCGCCGAGAGGAATTGGCGACAAAACACTCGAGCAAATTCGCGGATTTCGCTATGACGATCCGGAAGAGAAATTGATGAGCTTGCCCAAGAAAGTCCAGGATTTCTATAAAGTGTTGAAGGATTTGTCGCTTGCTTCGTTGACTGCTTCGCTCGATCAATTAATTATCAAAATTGCAGAGAGAACTGGTTTCAAAGAATATTTGCTCGACGGCACCCCGGAGGGAGAAGCGAGATGGGAAAACGTCGAAGAGCTCTCCACCGTAGCGGAGCAAGCCGAGGCCAATCATGAAATTAAAAAAGATCTTCAAGACGAAAACGACGACGTTGATCGTACAGTTCTGGAAGAGTTTCTAGAACAAGTTGCGTTGGTCCAAGATACCGATCAAATGAACGAGGGCGACGGTGTCGTCACTCTAATGACTTTGCACTCTGCCAAAGGACTAGAATTCAGCGTCGTATTTATCGTCGGCGCCGAAGAAGGAATATTTCCACATTCTCGCTCCCTCATGGACGCGTCCGAGATGGAGGAAGAGCGTCGCTTGGCTTATGTTGGCATCACTCGCGCCAAGGAGCGGCTCTATATGATCCATGCAGGAGAGCGCAACATTTATGGCCGTTTCCAATCAAATCCAAGATCTCGTTTCATCGATAATATTCCGGAACATTTACTGGATCAGATTTAAGCATTCATTTACATGCAAATTATTTAGTTCTATAATTATACCAATAGCATCTGGGGAGGGTTGCCTTTCCTTACGATGGTGTACTTAAAGTAATCCAGACGATTGAAACGGCTGAAACGATCTCCAATCTTCACTCACATCCATTAATGGAGGGGGGAGACTGATCAGACAGATATTCTCACCGCTTTAGCGAAACGAAGCAATTTCGAACCTATTTGGTTCTGCCTATGCTTTCGTATTATTTTAATGAACTGTCAGAAGGTAAGCTTCTAGTTTTAAAGAAGCTTGAAAAAGGAAGGTTTCCTATTTTGTGTTTTGCGACTATTCTATAATCATTTTTTGTACTTAATTTTGTATTAAATTATCAGTCTCTATATTTGCCATAGCATTATGTTGTTGGTAAAATATTGGCATAGATTTCGGGGAGGGTTGTCGAACGTTTTCGGCTGTATATAGCTAAATGCGCTCCACATTCCTATTTTGCATTTGTTAATAATTGTTGTTCCTCTTTCTCCCGCCCCACCCGTCCTCCCCTCGGGCAGGGGAGGAGCCGTTTGACTAGTTTTGGCATTGTAGTAGAATGGTAAGTAATATATGAAAACCATTAAGCTTTTGCTAGCAGGGTTGGTGTTGCCGGCAGGTTTTGTTTCGGCCCTCACATTTGGTTCGCTCAGTCAATCTAACGCTACACCCTCAAGGGTGGAGAGGCCTTTCGTTGTGGAAATCTACTCGGCCGATGGAAATGTTGAAAAAACGATAAGTGGTGTGAGTTATGAAACAGACTCGTATCTTATTGCCGAAAAGTTGGGGGCTTCACCTGT encodes:
- a CDS encoding UvrD-helicase domain-containing protein, producing MTNLLENLNKPQQEAVLATEGPVLVLAGAGSGKTKALTHRIAYLIREKHVSPYSVLAVTFTNKAAAEMQSRVSSLLSGNKELGIMNKGSENPNSYSDIPNSADAFRLPWMGTFHSICVRILRREADFVGYSRSFTIYDSQDSLSVIKKIMKEQNVDPKHFNPNSVQYFISGAKNELIDSAGYKKYINSPFEAVTSKVYERYEKYLREANAMDFDDLIMQCVFLFQKNPAILEKYQNLFRYILVDEYQDTNQAQYLWAKLLAEKHKNIMVVGDDYQSIYSWRGANFKNILNFERDYKNAVVVKLEQNYRSTKTILDAANEVIKYNENKTDKKLWTEKEEGAAITVYEALNEKDEAEFLAMEIRSMRNRGMDYNDFAVLYRTNAQSRAVEEVFLRFKMPYRVVGGLRFYERKEIKDMISYLRLMSNPADHEALSRIVSSPPRGIGDKTLEQIRGFRYDDPEEKLMSLPKKVQDFYKVLKDLSLASLTASLDQLIIKIAERTGFKEYLLDGTPEGEARWENVEELSTVAEQAEANHEIKKDLQDENDDVDRTVLEEFLEQVALVQDTDQMNEGDGVVTLMTLHSAKGLEFSVVFIVGAEEGIFPHSRSLMDASEMEEERRLAYVGITRAKERLYMIHAGERNIYGRFQSNPRSRFIDNIPEHLLDQI
- a CDS encoding lyase family protein; translated protein: MQERYADTRIERIWSNEELLLGWQTVEKALIQARFNLKLMPEVDFRAIMEALDSTPPNVDCWKDWDNRLHHDLNAALKERMRFIPGDLQRWYHSGITSYDTEEAAMLRKIIMAIEIYEAEVVELLGVIKSQALKYRYTPMMGVTHGQWADPQSFGKRLACWHQELQMGLTLLRELKLKLIYSKMSGFVGNYTEITPEIEKEALRILGFKPYYGATQIVPRTLYVPVASTIGMMSKTIANIAMTIRLGARSASVLYHEPFGKQQTGSTAGPHKRNTINDEKAGGMDIMITKYIEMIIACCGTWEERDIAHSSVERNAWPDLFHASIHQAKVMTKMIGGLVVYPKNMMLEIVKTNGCYAANVAKEQLKEWGESYGLSAADCYKIFQLAAFNLSCPIQDEDIGNDPGLMDATLRSIEQEDCSGHARRNIQYHISLGELEPSGVLDITDETIKVWNTKLRAIFDSVEVNERWDEVFSLKYLLRNEAKIFEEVFPEPEAHEEYVPGA